A window of the Desulfopila inferna genome harbors these coding sequences:
- a CDS encoding ABC transporter permease subunit, with the protein MFSAKEIKRCFLTSLWFVFLTFPLLVIKVDPLERIVHWRWENMLYVAVGSFFLSYLFRLMLSKKEGGTTATTAAIENIRAPLITRILENPKHRNFLAAAVLAAAVVFPFLVSTYQTNVMTTALMYVVLGLGLNIVVGLAGLLDLGFVAFYAVGAYSYALLHYHFEISFWAALPIGGALAAFFGILLGYPVLRLRGDYLAIVTLGFGEIIRLILENWSDFSQGPSGISNIPRPGFFGIELSLNDAMVYIYYLMIIAVIITIFVVNRLQDSRLGRAWIALREDEIACQAMGVDKRKTKLVAFSLGAFWAGLMGVVFAAKTTFINPASFTFLESAIILSIVVLGGMGSIVGVIVGALILILMPEYLRALSEYRMLAFGAVLVMMMVFRPQGMIGVIRKTYKFNKGE; encoded by the coding sequence ATGTTTTCCGCAAAAGAAATTAAACGCTGTTTCCTGACCTCACTGTGGTTTGTTTTTCTGACTTTCCCGCTGCTGGTTATCAAGGTTGATCCACTTGAGAGAATTGTTCACTGGCGCTGGGAGAATATGCTCTATGTCGCCGTGGGTAGTTTTTTTCTGTCTTATCTTTTTCGACTGATGCTCAGTAAAAAGGAGGGTGGGACTACTGCAACAACTGCTGCAATTGAAAATATACGAGCTCCGCTGATCACGCGTATACTGGAGAATCCCAAACATAGGAATTTTCTGGCGGCGGCGGTTCTGGCAGCGGCAGTTGTCTTTCCATTTCTTGTCTCTACCTACCAGACCAATGTGATGACGACGGCATTGATGTATGTTGTCCTTGGCCTCGGTCTGAACATAGTGGTTGGGCTCGCCGGCCTGTTGGATCTTGGTTTTGTCGCTTTTTATGCCGTGGGAGCCTACTCGTATGCTCTTCTCCATTACCATTTCGAAATAAGTTTCTGGGCAGCATTGCCAATCGGCGGCGCGCTGGCAGCCTTTTTCGGTATTTTGCTGGGATACCCGGTTCTGCGGCTTCGCGGAGATTATCTTGCCATCGTTACCCTTGGTTTTGGGGAGATTATCAGACTTATTCTAGAGAACTGGAGTGATTTTTCCCAAGGGCCGAGCGGTATTTCCAATATTCCACGACCTGGCTTTTTCGGCATAGAGTTGTCCTTGAACGATGCCATGGTCTACATTTATTATCTCATGATTATTGCCGTGATCATCACTATCTTTGTGGTCAACCGGCTGCAGGATTCACGCCTGGGCAGGGCCTGGATAGCCTTGCGTGAGGACGAGATTGCCTGTCAGGCAATGGGGGTGGATAAACGTAAAACCAAGCTGGTTGCCTTTTCTCTTGGTGCCTTCTGGGCCGGTCTCATGGGGGTCGTTTTTGCTGCGAAAACAACATTTATCAATCCGGCAAGTTTTACCTTTCTCGAATCCGCAATCATACTTTCCATCGTTGTACTTGGAGGAATGGGATCGATTGTCGGGGTTATTGTCGGAGCCTTGATACTTATCCTGATGCCGGAATATTTACGGGCGCTTTCTGAATACAGAATGCTGGCTTTCGGTGCGGTGCTGGTAATGATGATGGTATTCAGACCGCAGGGAATGATCGGGGTCATCCGCAAAACATACAAATTCAATAAAGGCGAGTAG
- a CDS encoding FAD-dependent oxidoreductase: protein MKVPFLIIGGGLSGLAAAIRFARYSPDVLLIEKHNRPGGLNSYYYRNKALLETGLHAVTNYAPPEKKHAPLNKLFRQLKMSRKNFEVYPQFSSEINFSEHQKELSFSNDFRVIQEEIASKFPSCRRGFMRMVNEIDQFNPFVSAPFRSAKKFIFGYLKDELLTEMLLCPLMFYGSSVENDIDLSQFVIMFRSIFQEGMFRPAGTMKSFLDKLCLHYEELGGSFMLNKEVEKIRHQGGKVLGVEMRDGQFIECDFLLSTIGLSETYRILGEKDPYDKEKRLGFIESIFLLDRDCPTATSKTIIFFNRQKRFDYVRPEKPVDLHSGVICFPGNFRGRPQQEFLEVRSTHLANYSQWKRISDDRDQYLQTKRDTAHFSAKVLEKFIGNFQQHVIYQDTFTPLTIEKYTAKKEGAIYGCPAKIKDGDIGFTNLFLAGTDQGFLGIIGSMLSGVSMVNKHILPRM, encoded by the coding sequence GTGAAAGTACCTTTCCTGATTATCGGCGGCGGCCTCTCTGGACTGGCCGCCGCCATACGTTTTGCCCGATACTCACCCGATGTTCTCCTCATTGAAAAACATAATCGACCCGGTGGATTAAATTCCTACTATTACAGGAACAAGGCTCTTTTGGAGACAGGGCTGCACGCCGTAACCAATTATGCACCGCCCGAGAAGAAACATGCCCCGTTGAACAAGCTATTCCGTCAACTGAAAATGAGCAGGAAGAACTTCGAGGTGTATCCCCAGTTTTCCAGCGAAATCAACTTTTCAGAACATCAGAAGGAGCTATCATTTTCCAATGATTTCAGGGTAATTCAGGAGGAGATTGCGAGCAAATTTCCATCCTGCAGAAGAGGTTTCATGCGGATGGTAAATGAAATTGATCAGTTTAATCCTTTTGTCAGCGCACCCTTTCGCTCGGCTAAAAAATTTATTTTTGGTTACCTGAAAGATGAGCTCCTCACTGAAATGCTGCTGTGCCCCCTGATGTTCTATGGATCAAGTGTTGAAAATGACATTGATCTCTCCCAGTTTGTCATAATGTTTCGTTCAATCTTTCAGGAAGGCATGTTCAGGCCTGCCGGGACTATGAAATCATTCCTCGATAAGCTTTGCCTGCATTACGAAGAACTTGGAGGCAGTTTCATGCTTAACAAAGAAGTGGAAAAAATACGACACCAGGGCGGAAAAGTTCTGGGCGTGGAAATGAGAGATGGCCAATTCATTGAATGTGACTTTTTACTTTCCACCATAGGTCTCTCCGAAACATATCGTATTCTGGGGGAAAAGGACCCCTACGACAAGGAAAAGAGGCTTGGTTTTATAGAGTCTATCTTTCTCCTCGACCGGGACTGTCCGACTGCTACCAGCAAAACAATCATTTTTTTCAACCGCCAAAAAAGGTTCGATTATGTCAGACCGGAAAAGCCTGTAGATCTGCACAGCGGGGTTATCTGCTTCCCAGGCAATTTTCGGGGAAGGCCTCAGCAGGAATTTCTAGAAGTACGCTCAACCCATCTTGCCAATTACAGTCAATGGAAACGGATCTCCGATGATCGTGACCAATATCTTCAAACTAAGAGGGATACGGCACATTTCTCAGCTAAGGTCCTGGAGAAATTCATTGGAAATTTTCAGCAGCATGTTATATACCAAGACACATTTACACCACTGACCATAGAAAAGTATACGGCTAAAAAAGAGGGGGCGATATATGGATGCCCTGCCAAGATCAAAGATGGAGACATAGGTTTTACCAATCTCTTTTTAGCGGGAACGGACCAGGGTTTTCTGGGCATTATAGGTTCGATGCTCAGTGGTGTATCAATGGTTAATAAACATATTTTACCCCGAATGTGA
- a CDS encoding phytoene desaturase family protein, whose product MPVSFDSLDDKYDVVIIGSGLGGLTSANRMAYCGHNVLILEHHHQLGGLATWFKRKGHIFDVSLHGFPYGMVKTCKKYWNKEIMNSIVQLENIVFDNPQFSLRTTFNKTDFTQLLEKKFEVSPALIDDFFTTIGGMNFYDDQTMSTRELFERFFPQRSDIHRLLMEPITYANGSSLDDPAITYGIVFSNFMNKGVFTFEGGTDKLINMMVKELEKNGVTIATQARVDEILVDKKKVKGVVVNGKTIRADTVISNSGITNTVSDLIDRDHFCSEFLERVDNIRVNNSSCQVYFGISRGNSIDDIGDLLFTSTAEHFDSEELLDVQTQSKTFSLYYPKTRPGHDRYTVVASMNARYDDWATLSSEEYEHQKDALIQRTTADLKRYIPDIEKKADCIEAATPKTFNRYTLHTAGTSFGTKFEGLDVSRTLFKEISGLFHVGSVGIIMSGWLGAINYGVIVANDADCYLRGIERK is encoded by the coding sequence ATGCCTGTATCTTTCGATTCTCTTGATGATAAATATGATGTTGTAATTATAGGGTCCGGCCTGGGGGGTCTTACCAGCGCCAATAGAATGGCCTATTGTGGTCATAACGTTCTGATTCTGGAGCATCACCATCAGCTTGGAGGCCTGGCCACCTGGTTTAAACGGAAGGGACATATCTTCGACGTCTCCCTGCATGGTTTTCCCTATGGAATGGTAAAGACCTGCAAGAAATATTGGAATAAAGAGATAATGAACTCTATTGTCCAACTGGAGAATATTGTTTTTGACAATCCTCAGTTTTCACTCAGGACAACGTTCAACAAAACTGACTTTACACAACTGCTGGAAAAGAAATTTGAAGTTTCACCTGCTCTTATCGACGACTTTTTCACGACCATTGGCGGTATGAACTTCTACGATGATCAGACGATGTCCACCAGAGAGCTATTCGAGAGGTTTTTCCCTCAACGAAGTGATATCCATCGGCTTCTTATGGAACCAATCACCTACGCCAACGGTTCCTCGCTCGACGACCCTGCCATCACCTATGGAATTGTTTTTTCAAATTTCATGAACAAGGGAGTTTTCACCTTCGAAGGCGGCACCGACAAACTAATTAATATGATGGTCAAGGAATTGGAAAAAAATGGGGTCACTATAGCAACTCAAGCCAGAGTGGATGAGATTCTTGTTGATAAAAAAAAGGTCAAAGGCGTAGTGGTCAATGGAAAAACGATTAGAGCCGATACGGTAATTTCCAACAGCGGCATAACCAATACGGTATCCGACCTGATCGACAGAGATCATTTTTGCTCTGAATTTCTGGAAAGAGTTGATAACATCCGGGTCAACAATTCCAGTTGCCAGGTCTATTTCGGCATCTCCAGGGGAAATTCCATTGATGACATCGGTGATCTTCTTTTTACCTCCACCGCTGAACATTTTGACTCCGAGGAACTGCTAGACGTACAAACCCAGTCAAAAACCTTTTCTCTCTATTATCCGAAGACCCGACCGGGCCACGACAGATATACAGTTGTCGCCAGCATGAACGCCCGATATGATGACTGGGCGACGCTTTCCAGTGAAGAATATGAGCACCAAAAAGATGCTCTTATCCAAAGAACTACTGCTGATTTAAAACGATATATTCCCGATATCGAGAAGAAAGCCGATTGCATAGAGGCAGCAACCCCTAAAACCTTCAATCGCTACACCCTCCACACTGCCGGAACCTCTTTCGGCACTAAATTCGAAGGCCTGGATGTATCCAGGACTTTATTTAAGGAAATTTCCGGTCTTTTCCATGTGGGGTCCGTCGGCATTATAATGTCGGGTTGGCTGGGCGCCATAAATTATGGCGTTATTGTCGCCAATGACGCCGATTGTTACTTAAGAGGTATCGAGAGGAAATGA
- a CDS encoding branched-chain amino acid ABC transporter substrate-binding protein, with amino-acid sequence MKKRTSEKLLAVAAAAMFTVSAAATVMAADTIKFGVAGPHSGDLASYGLPSINAAKLVVDKVNAAGGINGKQIELLIEDDVCKPEVATNTATKLVSAGVDVVLGHICSGATKAALPIYTNADILVMSPSATNPDLTKSGDYPNFFRTIAPDDAQAKVDVEFALNELGYTKIAVVHDKGDYGKGFAEFARQYLEESGKAEVVLFEGVTPGAVDYSAIVQKIRRSGAEAVMFGGYHPEASKIISMMKKKRLDTAFISDDGVKDQTFIKVAGEDAEGAYASGPKDNADNPLSQKAIDEHKEVFGADPGAFFENAYAAALAMVNAIQKADSTELAALKKALQTEKVNTPVGNIYFDERGDAVGVGFSVYQVKDGVFVEL; translated from the coding sequence ATGAAAAAAAGAACGAGCGAAAAATTATTGGCAGTTGCAGCTGCCGCAATGTTTACCGTGTCTGCTGCTGCAACCGTAATGGCTGCAGATACAATTAAATTCGGAGTTGCCGGACCTCACAGCGGTGACCTGGCCTCTTATGGGTTGCCCAGCATCAACGCCGCCAAACTTGTTGTTGATAAAGTCAATGCCGCGGGAGGTATTAACGGCAAGCAGATCGAACTGCTCATCGAAGATGATGTCTGTAAGCCGGAGGTAGCCACCAATACAGCGACAAAGCTTGTTTCCGCAGGTGTTGATGTGGTTCTTGGCCATATCTGCTCCGGTGCAACCAAGGCGGCTTTGCCTATATATACTAATGCCGATATTCTTGTTATGTCACCTTCGGCTACCAATCCGGATCTCACCAAAAGCGGCGATTATCCAAACTTCTTTCGCACAATTGCTCCTGATGATGCACAGGCTAAAGTAGATGTCGAATTTGCACTCAACGAGCTTGGCTATACCAAAATTGCAGTTGTTCACGATAAAGGGGACTACGGTAAAGGATTTGCTGAATTTGCCAGGCAGTATCTTGAGGAATCGGGAAAGGCTGAAGTTGTCCTTTTCGAAGGTGTCACTCCCGGCGCGGTTGACTACTCCGCCATCGTCCAGAAAATCAGACGTTCCGGCGCCGAAGCTGTTATGTTTGGCGGCTACCACCCGGAAGCATCCAAGATCATCAGCATGATGAAGAAAAAAAGACTGGACACCGCTTTTATCTCTGATGATGGAGTAAAAGATCAAACCTTTATCAAGGTTGCCGGAGAGGATGCCGAAGGTGCGTACGCTTCAGGACCGAAAGATAATGCCGACAACCCACTGTCCCAGAAAGCCATTGATGAACACAAGGAAGTTTTTGGGGCTGATCCCGGTGCATTCTTTGAGAATGCCTATGCTGCCGCTCTTGCCATGGTCAATGCTATTCAGAAGGCCGATTCTACTGAACTTGCCGCATTGAAAAAGGCGCTGCAGACTGAGAAAGTCAACACACCGGTAGGAAATATCTATTTTGATGAGAGAGGAGACGCCGTTGGTGTCGGCTTCTCCGTATATCAGGTTAAGGACGGTGTTTTTGTAGAGCTCTAA
- the lpxK gene encoding tetraacyldisaccharide 4'-kinase, whose amino-acid sequence MVNILNSVFILLKPIGFIYAQLMRLRAFLFSRDILRRETIKAPVISVGNIAMGGSGKTPVVIYIAELLQKRGYRPAVVSRGYGGRATGRVNIVSDGTALLLNSEEAGDEPRFIAESVPGIAVLTGARRAAPCRYALRHLNCNIIILDDGFQHMRVRRNLDLVLFNGSALYENMSVFPGGLLREPLSALKRANCFIITGCAEEDAQKIDLFTRYLKQNWDGTPHYHSHFKPHRYIDSEGHSYSLQHIGYPVLAFCGIASPLRFRSSLEQLGVEIAAFRSFRDHKNYTEDIIRKIERQAKLCGAKALLTTEKDLVKLSGSSLSLPLYALSMKIEIDTAFDEYITSQLRRHDITVATGVSSS is encoded by the coding sequence ATGGTTAATATTCTCAATTCCGTATTCATACTTCTCAAACCTATCGGCTTTATCTATGCCCAACTGATGCGCCTGAGGGCATTCCTTTTCAGCCGGGATATATTGAGGAGGGAGACAATCAAAGCACCAGTTATATCCGTTGGCAATATAGCTATGGGGGGGTCAGGTAAGACTCCTGTAGTTATTTATATTGCCGAATTGCTGCAAAAGCGGGGATACAGGCCCGCGGTTGTCAGCCGGGGTTATGGAGGAAGGGCCACCGGAAGGGTGAATATCGTCTCCGACGGCACTGCCCTCCTGCTCAATAGTGAGGAGGCCGGCGATGAACCACGATTTATAGCTGAGTCAGTACCGGGTATTGCCGTTCTGACCGGAGCCCGGAGAGCGGCACCCTGCCGTTATGCTCTGCGGCACCTCAACTGCAACATAATTATACTGGATGATGGTTTTCAGCATATGCGTGTCCGCAGAAACCTCGATCTTGTCCTCTTTAACGGATCAGCTCTCTATGAAAATATGAGTGTTTTTCCCGGTGGCCTGTTGCGTGAACCACTCTCTGCATTGAAACGGGCAAATTGTTTTATTATTACCGGCTGTGCCGAGGAAGACGCTCAAAAGATCGATCTGTTTACCCGATACCTTAAGCAAAACTGGGACGGAACCCCACACTACCACAGTCATTTTAAGCCTCATCGCTACATTGACAGCGAGGGTCACAGCTATTCTCTACAGCATATCGGATACCCGGTGCTGGCATTTTGCGGAATCGCCTCACCACTTCGTTTCCGCAGTTCGTTGGAGCAGCTTGGCGTCGAAATAGCTGCTTTTCGAAGTTTCCGTGATCACAAAAATTATACTGAAGATATAATCCGCAAAATCGAGCGGCAGGCAAAGCTTTGTGGGGCAAAAGCACTGTTGACAACTGAAAAAGATCTGGTGAAGTTATCTGGTTCATCTCTATCACTCCCTCTGTACGCATTATCAATGAAGATAGAAATCGATACGGCTTTTGATGAGTATATCACCTCTCAACTGCGTAGACATGATATTACTGTTGCAACAGGTGTGTCCAGTTCATAA
- a CDS encoding beta-ketoacyl-[acyl-carrier-protein] synthase family protein, whose product MNRELKRIVITGVGLTSPNADNLTDFRAKLLRGESNIQEIDLRYFGKAPAGICSFPETKYRKKKENKKGTRAGCIGVYCANEALVDANLDLNFYDKARIGVYVGLTEHGTVETEQEIFNISQYDYDVAYWTHHHNPRTVLNNPAGEITLNMGITGPHYSIGAACAAGNASLIQGVQMLQLGEVDMAFAGGISESTGSFGIFASFKAQGALAHADDPRHACRPFDISRNGIVVSEGGCMFTLETLDNALQRGSKIYGEIVGYGMNSDARDFVLPYGERQSECMILALRKADLVPGDIDIINTHATGTRQGDIEECKAIRKTFADCPSTFANNTKSIIGHAMGAAGVLELAGNLPAFQDNMVHPTINITELDPECNLDHLVINEPIKLPSIKTILNNSFGMVGINSAVIVKKV is encoded by the coding sequence ATGAACAGAGAGCTTAAAAGAATAGTCATTACAGGAGTTGGACTCACATCTCCTAATGCCGACAATCTTACGGATTTTCGTGCTAAACTCCTCAGGGGCGAGAGTAATATTCAGGAGATTGATCTTCGTTACTTCGGTAAAGCTCCGGCAGGAATTTGCTCCTTTCCTGAGACTAAATACAGGAAGAAAAAAGAGAATAAGAAAGGGACGAGAGCCGGTTGCATCGGAGTCTATTGCGCCAATGAAGCTCTGGTCGATGCAAATCTCGACCTCAATTTCTACGACAAGGCTCGAATCGGTGTTTATGTTGGACTCACCGAACACGGTACGGTTGAAACCGAACAGGAAATATTCAATATCAGCCAGTATGACTATGATGTCGCCTATTGGACGCATCATCATAATCCTCGCACTGTCCTCAATAATCCAGCCGGTGAAATCACCCTGAATATGGGAATCACCGGTCCTCATTATTCCATCGGTGCAGCCTGTGCCGCGGGTAATGCCTCCCTCATTCAGGGTGTGCAGATGTTGCAGTTAGGCGAAGTCGACATGGCATTTGCCGGCGGTATTTCCGAATCGACAGGGTCTTTCGGGATTTTTGCCAGCTTCAAGGCACAGGGAGCCCTCGCACACGCCGACGATCCCCGCCATGCCTGTCGCCCCTTTGACATCAGCAGAAATGGTATTGTTGTTTCCGAGGGAGGATGCATGTTTACTCTTGAAACACTCGATAATGCCCTGCAGCGAGGAAGTAAGATTTACGGGGAGATAGTCGGCTATGGCATGAATTCCGATGCCAGAGATTTTGTGCTCCCGTACGGTGAGCGTCAGAGTGAATGCATGATCCTGGCACTGCGAAAAGCGGACCTCGTTCCCGGGGATATCGACATCATCAATACTCACGCAACCGGGACACGTCAGGGAGATATAGAGGAATGCAAAGCAATCCGCAAAACATTCGCCGACTGCCCTTCTACATTTGCCAATAATACCAAGAGCATAATCGGTCATGCCATGGGCGCAGCCGGCGTATTGGAACTGGCCGGCAACCTTCCTGCTTTCCAGGACAACATGGTTCATCCCACCATAAATATCACTGAACTGGACCCTGAATGCAATCTGGATCATCTTGTAATCAATGAACCGATTAAACTTCCTTCGATTAAAACCATATTGAACAACTCCTTTGGCATGGTTGGAATTAACTCAGCAGTCATAGTGAAAAAAGTGTGA
- a CDS encoding branched-chain amino acid ABC transporter permease — protein sequence MDYFVELLFSGLTRGAIYALIALGYTMVYGIIGLINFAHGEIYMIGAFTSFVVATVLSIYGFPLLAIIILAGVAATIWSSAYGYTIEKIAYKPLRGAPRLSPLISAIGMSIFLQNYVLLAQTSDFLPFPALIPDFDFMEPYAHIVGSTDIIILIVTTVVMLILTFLIKYTQIGKAMRATSQDKTMAMLVGININRVISVTFIIGSGLAAIGGLLIATHIGQINFYIGFIAGIKAFTAAVLGGIGSIPGAVLGSLVLGLTESFATGYVSSDYEDVFAFSLLVLILIFKPSGILGKSETQKV from the coding sequence ATGGATTATTTTGTTGAGTTGTTATTCAGTGGACTGACCCGAGGGGCGATTTATGCCCTTATCGCTCTAGGTTATACCATGGTGTATGGGATTATCGGACTTATCAATTTTGCCCATGGCGAAATCTATATGATCGGGGCCTTTACCTCCTTTGTCGTCGCGACGGTGCTATCAATATATGGTTTCCCGCTCCTTGCCATCATCATACTTGCCGGCGTCGCTGCGACAATCTGGTCGAGCGCCTACGGATACACAATAGAAAAAATCGCCTATAAACCATTGAGGGGCGCACCTCGCCTTTCTCCGCTGATCAGCGCCATCGGCATGTCGATATTTTTGCAGAACTATGTACTGCTGGCCCAGACCTCAGATTTCCTGCCTTTTCCTGCCTTGATACCTGATTTTGATTTTATGGAACCATATGCCCACATTGTTGGTTCCACCGATATTATCATCCTGATTGTCACCACGGTTGTCATGTTAATCCTCACTTTTCTGATCAAGTACACCCAGATTGGTAAGGCGATGAGAGCCACTTCGCAGGATAAAACAATGGCCATGCTAGTCGGGATAAATATCAACCGGGTTATTTCCGTTACCTTTATAATAGGTTCCGGACTCGCAGCTATCGGCGGTTTGCTCATAGCCACTCACATCGGGCAGATAAACTTTTACATAGGATTTATTGCCGGCATCAAAGCATTCACTGCTGCTGTTCTGGGCGGTATCGGCTCAATTCCCGGCGCTGTTTTAGGAAGCCTTGTTCTCGGTCTTACCGAAAGCTTTGCCACAGGATACGTTTCCAGCGACTATGAGGATGTCTTTGCATTTTCTCTCCTCGTATTGATCCTGATATTCAAACCTTCCGGCATCCTAGGTAAATCTGAAACACAGAAAGTGTGA
- a CDS encoding acyl carrier protein: MTREAIKELILEIIADIDEDAEFDDLEPDKPLRDQLDLDSMDFLDIVMELRKRHQLQIPEEDYPQLATLNSCANYLEPLLKDA; encoded by the coding sequence ATGACACGTGAAGCAATTAAAGAGCTCATATTGGAGATTATCGCCGACATTGACGAAGATGCTGAATTTGATGACCTGGAACCGGACAAACCGCTACGTGATCAACTTGATTTAGACTCTATGGACTTTCTCGATATCGTGATGGAACTGAGAAAACGTCATCAGCTGCAGATTCCTGAAGAAGACTATCCCCAACTGGCAACCTTAAACAGTTGCGCGAACTATCTCGAGCCGCTGCTAAAAGACGCTTAG
- the lpxC gene encoding UDP-3-O-acyl-N-acetylglucosamine deacetylase, with product MISYKGQTMHYSINPFQHTVKKPISCCGVGLHSGRMVNLHIKPAPANTGIQFSRTDLPRNKPIQAHMNKVVNTHLATTIGEGNATISTTEHLLAAMSSFGIDNAEIEIDSAEVPIMDGSAAPFISLLKNAGQERQNEYRKILKITKEICYKDGDKVIKISPYHGFKVTGKIVFDDTLIKDQTYCLEVNTERFIQEISRARTFGYVEQVEELWANGLALGGTLENVIAIHWDRNSVLNEDGLRFEDEFIRHKVLDIIGDMTLLGCPLLGHIQAHKSGHTQHLAFMQAIAEAPECWELIELKKNGSHSVLDQVFSSTRAASELIMPFLKHRPVAAIQSS from the coding sequence ATGATTTCATATAAGGGCCAGACAATGCATTACTCAATAAATCCTTTTCAACATACAGTAAAAAAACCTATCAGCTGCTGCGGAGTAGGGCTTCACTCCGGCAGGATGGTTAACCTTCATATCAAACCCGCTCCGGCAAACACCGGTATCCAGTTCAGCAGAACGGACCTTCCACGCAATAAACCCATTCAGGCGCATATGAACAAGGTCGTGAATACTCATTTAGCCACCACTATCGGTGAAGGCAATGCGACTATTTCGACAACGGAACATCTTCTTGCCGCCATGAGCAGTTTTGGCATCGACAATGCTGAGATAGAAATCGACTCTGCTGAAGTGCCGATCATGGACGGTAGCGCCGCACCATTTATCAGCCTTCTGAAAAATGCCGGCCAGGAGAGGCAGAATGAATATCGTAAAATCCTGAAAATTACCAAAGAGATATGCTACAAAGACGGTGACAAGGTCATTAAAATTTCTCCATATCATGGTTTTAAAGTTACCGGAAAAATCGTCTTCGACGACACCCTGATAAAGGACCAGACATATTGTTTAGAGGTCAATACTGAGCGTTTCATACAGGAAATCAGCCGCGCCAGGACTTTCGGCTATGTAGAGCAGGTCGAAGAACTGTGGGCTAATGGACTGGCTCTTGGCGGAACTCTTGAAAATGTTATCGCAATTCACTGGGATAGAAATTCCGTTCTCAATGAAGACGGCCTCAGGTTCGAAGATGAGTTCATCAGACATAAGGTTCTGGATATAATCGGTGACATGACACTGCTGGGCTGCCCTCTTCTTGGACATATACAGGCACACAAATCCGGCCACACCCAGCATCTTGCCTTCATGCAGGCGATAGCCGAGGCACCTGAATGCTGGGAACTGATCGAGTTGAAGAAAAATGGAAGTCACTCCGTACTTGATCAGGTTTTTTCAAGCACCAGAGCTGCAAGCGAATTGATCATGCCTTTTTTGAAGCACAGGCCTGTTGCTGCTATACAGTCTTCGTAA
- the fabG gene encoding 3-oxoacyl-ACP reductase FabG, which produces MMFDFQNRNVLVSGATRGIGKAISTSFLKYGARVIGIYGDNTAAARKFTEELEELAEKFTLYQCDISSQVQVKELYRKIENEFSTLDVLVNNAGIRRDSVLALMDADDWCRVIDVNLTGSFLMAKEAVHLMMKKKYGRIITITSPVSYMGFAGQANYAASKAGQVAMTKSLAKETARKKITVNCVSPGFIDTDFLNDLADDQVAAYKKMVPMRRFGKAEEVADAVLFLATPNASYISGSVLEVNGGL; this is translated from the coding sequence ATGATGTTTGACTTTCAAAATCGCAATGTACTCGTCAGCGGAGCAACCAGAGGAATCGGCAAGGCCATAAGTACATCCTTTCTCAAGTATGGTGCCCGGGTGATAGGGATTTATGGCGACAACACTGCTGCTGCCCGGAAGTTTACCGAAGAACTTGAAGAACTTGCTGAAAAATTTACACTGTACCAGTGCGATATCTCCAGTCAGGTTCAGGTGAAAGAGTTGTATCGAAAAATTGAGAATGAATTTTCCACACTTGACGTTCTTGTCAACAATGCCGGGATTCGGCGCGATAGCGTGCTTGCGCTCATGGATGCGGATGACTGGTGCAGGGTTATAGATGTCAATCTTACCGGTTCATTTCTGATGGCTAAAGAAGCGGTTCATCTGATGATGAAAAAAAAATACGGTAGAATCATAACTATCACTTCACCCGTTTCCTATATGGGTTTCGCCGGGCAGGCTAATTATGCAGCCTCCAAAGCCGGTCAGGTTGCCATGACTAAAAGTCTGGCCAAAGAGACCGCGCGAAAGAAAATTACCGTCAATTGTGTCTCTCCCGGTTTCATAGATACTGATTTCCTCAATGATCTGGCGGATGATCAGGTAGCTGCTTACAAGAAAATGGTGCCGATGCGCCGATTCGGCAAAGCCGAAGAAGTTGCCGATGCAGTACTGTTTCTGGCAACACCAAATGCCTCCTATATCAGCGGATCGGTGCTTGAGGTTAATGGGGGATTGTAA